From Carya illinoinensis cultivar Pawnee chromosome 5, C.illinoinensisPawnee_v1, whole genome shotgun sequence, one genomic window encodes:
- the LOC122309688 gene encoding phospholipase A-2-activating protein isoform X1: protein MELDFKEYQLRCELRGHEDDARGICVCGNAGIATSSRDRTVRFWSLDPSDQRKYAPSKILLGHTSFVGPLAWISPNEEFPEGGIVSGGMDTLVLVWDLRTGEKVQALEGHKLQVTAVTLDDGDIVSASVDCTLRRWRKGQSIEYWEAHKAAIQAVVKLPSGELVTGSSDTTLKLWRGKSCVQTFVGHSDTVRGLAAMSSLGILSASHDGSIRLWALSGEVLMEMVGHTSIVYSVDSHLSGLVVSGSEDCSAKIWKDGVCVQSIEHPGCIWDAKFLDNGDIVTACSDGVIRIWTSHQDKIADSLELESYASQISQYKRSRKRVGGLKLEDLPGLEALQVPGTSDGQTKVIREGDNGVAYAWNLREQKWDKIGEVVDGPDDNMKRPLLDGIEYDYVFDVDIGDGEPIRKLPYNRSENPYATADKWLLKENLPIADRQQIVEFILQNSGQKNFNLDSSFRDPYTGSSAYIPGEPSSLSAAVPAKPTFKHIPKKGMLVFDAAQFDGILKKITEFNNALLSDPEKQKLSMTEPELSRLGAIVKILKDTSHYHCSKFADIDVALLLKLLNSWPLAMIFPVIDILRTSVLHPDWATLLVKHVEAENDVVMETIKKVTKDPAIPANLLTSIRAVTNLFKNSCYYNWLHKNCSEILDAFSSCYSSPNKNLQLSYSTLILNYSVLLIERKDEQGQSQVLSAALEIAEEENVDVDSKFRALVAIGSLMLEGLVRRIALELDVESIAKAAKASKEAKIAEIGADIEVLTRKS, encoded by the exons ATGGAACTCGATTTCAAAGAATACCAATTGCGCTGCGAACTCAGAGGCCACGAAGACGAC GCTCGTGGAATTTGTGTGTGTGGCAATGCGGGCATAGCCACGTCGTCTCGGGACCGAACCGTGCGTTTCTGGTCCCTGGATCCGTCGGACCAGCGCAAGTACGCGCCCTCCAAGATTCTGTTGGGCCACACGAGCTTCGTAGGCCCGCTGGCGTGGATTTCTCCCAACGAGGAGTTCCCAGAGGGCGGTATTGTGTCCGGCGGCATGGACACGCTTGTTCTGGTGTGGGACTTGAGGACTGGAGAGAAGGTGCAGGCGCTGGAAGGTCACAAGTTGCAGGTGACCGCTGTTACGTTGGATGACGGAGACATCGTGTCAGCCTCAGTCGATTG TACGTTAAGACGTTGGAGAAAGGGCCAATCCATAGAATACTGGGAGGCACATAAGGCAGCAATACAAGCAGTTGTAAAGCTGCCTTCAGGCGAGCTTGTTACAG GTTCAAGTGATACAACGTTAAAACTTTGGAGAGGAAAGTCATGTGTACAAACTTTTGTTGGGCATTCAG ATACCGTTCGAGGTTTGGCAGCGATGTCTAGTTTGGGAATCCTTTCTGCATCACATGATGG TTCCATAAGGTTGTGGGCATTAAGTGGTGAAGTATTAATGGAGATGGTTGGTCATACTTCCATTGTCTATTCGGTTGATTCACATCTCTCTGGACTTGTTGTCAGTGGTAGTGAAGATTGTTCTGCAAAGATATGGAAAG ATGGAGTTTGTGTTCAGAGCATAGAACATCCTGGTTGCATTTGGGATGCCAAATTCTTGGATAACGGAGACATTGTAACTGCATGTTCAGATGGAGTCATTCGTATTTGGACGAGTCATCAGGATAAGATTGCTGATTCTCTAGAACTCGAATCCTATGCTTCCCAAATTTCCCAATACAAACGAAGCAG GAAGAGGGTCGGAGGATTGAAACTGGAGGATCTACCAGGGCTGGAGGCTTTACAGGTTCCAG GCACCAGTGATGGGCAGACAAAAGTAATCAGAGAGGGCGATAATGGTGTGGCATATGCGTGGAATTTAAGAGAACAAAAGTGGGATAAA attGGTGAAGTTGTCGATGGACCAGATGACAACATGAAGCGTCCTTTACTTGATGGAATTGAGTATGACTATG TATTTGATGTCGATATTGGAGACGGCGAGCCTATTCGTAAGTTGCCTTACAATCGATCAG AAAATCCTTATGCTACTGCTGATAAGTGGCTTCTCAAAGAGAATCTTCCTATTGCCGATCGGCAACAAATTGTGGAGTTCATACTCCAAAATTCTGGACAAAAGAATTTTAACCTGGATTCATCATTTCGTGATCCCTATACTGGCT CTAGTGCTTATATACCTGGCGAACCCTCCAGCTTGTCTG CAGCAGTTCCAGCGAAACCTACTTTCAAGCACATTCCTAAG AAAGGAATGCTTGTTTTTGATGCGGCTCAGTTTGATGGGATCCTCAAAAAGATTACTGAGTTTAACAATGCTCTACTCTCTGACCCA GAAAAACAGAAATTATCGATGACAGAGCCTGAGCTTTCCAGATTGGGTGCCATTGTCAAGATTTTGAAGGACACATCACATTATCATTGTAGCAAGTTTGCAGATATTGATGTTGCTTTGTTGCTTAAACTGCTAAATTCATGGCCACTTGCAATGATCTTTCCAG TTATTGATATTTTGAGGACCAGTGTCCTCCACCCAGATTGGGCGACTTTACTTGTCAAGCATGTTGAAGCTGAAAATG ATGTAGTTATGGAAACGATCAAGAAAGTCACGAAGGATCCAGCTATTCCTGCAAATCTTTTAACAAGCATCCGTGCAGTTACTAATCTATTCAAGAATTCATGCTACTACAATTGGTTACATAAAAATTGTAGTGAG ATTCTTGATGCTTTTTCAAGttgttattcatctccaaataaGAATTTGCAGTTGTCTTACTCTACCTTGATACTCAA TTATTCTGTGCTGTTAATTGAAAGGAAGGATGAACAAGGTCAATCTCAAGTTCTTTCAGCAGCTCTTGAG ATTGCGGAAGAGGAAAATGTAGATGTTGATTCAAAGTTCCGTGCTTTAGTTGCCATTGGATCTCTG ATGCTCGAGGGTCTTGTGAGAAGAATTGCCTTGGAATTGGATGTTGAGAGTATTGCCAAAGCAGCAAAAGCTTCTAAAGAAGCCAAAATTGCAGAAATTGGAGCTGACATTGAAGTGTTAACTAGAAAGAGTTGA
- the LOC122309688 gene encoding phospholipase A-2-activating protein isoform X2, with the protein MELDFKEYQLRCELRGHEDDARGICVCGNAGIATSSRDRTVRFWSLDPSDQRKYAPSKILLGHTSFVGPLAWISPNEEFPEGGIVSGGMDTLVLVWDLRTGEKVQALEGHKLQVTAVTLDDGDIVSASVDCTLRRWRKGQSIEYWEAHKAAIQAVVKLPSGELVTGSSDTTLKLWRGKSCVQTFVGHSDTVRGLAAMSSLGILSASHDGSIRLWALSGEVLMEMVGHTSIVYSVDSHLSGLVVSGSEDCSAKIWKDGVCVQSIEHPGCIWDAKFLDNGDIVTACSDGVIRIWTSHQDKIADSLELESYASQISQYKRSRKRVGGLKLEDLPGLEALQVPGTSDGQTKVIREGDNGVAYAWNLREQKWDKIGEVVDGPDDNMKRPLLDGIEYDYVFDVDIGDGEPIRKLPYNRSENPYATADKWLLKENLPIADRQQIVEFILQNSGQKNFNLDSSFRDPYTGSSAYIPGEPSSLSAVPAKPTFKHIPKKGMLVFDAAQFDGILKKITEFNNALLSDPEKQKLSMTEPELSRLGAIVKILKDTSHYHCSKFADIDVALLLKLLNSWPLAMIFPVIDILRTSVLHPDWATLLVKHVEAENDVVMETIKKVTKDPAIPANLLTSIRAVTNLFKNSCYYNWLHKNCSEILDAFSSCYSSPNKNLQLSYSTLILNYSVLLIERKDEQGQSQVLSAALEIAEEENVDVDSKFRALVAIGSLMLEGLVRRIALELDVESIAKAAKASKEAKIAEIGADIEVLTRKS; encoded by the exons ATGGAACTCGATTTCAAAGAATACCAATTGCGCTGCGAACTCAGAGGCCACGAAGACGAC GCTCGTGGAATTTGTGTGTGTGGCAATGCGGGCATAGCCACGTCGTCTCGGGACCGAACCGTGCGTTTCTGGTCCCTGGATCCGTCGGACCAGCGCAAGTACGCGCCCTCCAAGATTCTGTTGGGCCACACGAGCTTCGTAGGCCCGCTGGCGTGGATTTCTCCCAACGAGGAGTTCCCAGAGGGCGGTATTGTGTCCGGCGGCATGGACACGCTTGTTCTGGTGTGGGACTTGAGGACTGGAGAGAAGGTGCAGGCGCTGGAAGGTCACAAGTTGCAGGTGACCGCTGTTACGTTGGATGACGGAGACATCGTGTCAGCCTCAGTCGATTG TACGTTAAGACGTTGGAGAAAGGGCCAATCCATAGAATACTGGGAGGCACATAAGGCAGCAATACAAGCAGTTGTAAAGCTGCCTTCAGGCGAGCTTGTTACAG GTTCAAGTGATACAACGTTAAAACTTTGGAGAGGAAAGTCATGTGTACAAACTTTTGTTGGGCATTCAG ATACCGTTCGAGGTTTGGCAGCGATGTCTAGTTTGGGAATCCTTTCTGCATCACATGATGG TTCCATAAGGTTGTGGGCATTAAGTGGTGAAGTATTAATGGAGATGGTTGGTCATACTTCCATTGTCTATTCGGTTGATTCACATCTCTCTGGACTTGTTGTCAGTGGTAGTGAAGATTGTTCTGCAAAGATATGGAAAG ATGGAGTTTGTGTTCAGAGCATAGAACATCCTGGTTGCATTTGGGATGCCAAATTCTTGGATAACGGAGACATTGTAACTGCATGTTCAGATGGAGTCATTCGTATTTGGACGAGTCATCAGGATAAGATTGCTGATTCTCTAGAACTCGAATCCTATGCTTCCCAAATTTCCCAATACAAACGAAGCAG GAAGAGGGTCGGAGGATTGAAACTGGAGGATCTACCAGGGCTGGAGGCTTTACAGGTTCCAG GCACCAGTGATGGGCAGACAAAAGTAATCAGAGAGGGCGATAATGGTGTGGCATATGCGTGGAATTTAAGAGAACAAAAGTGGGATAAA attGGTGAAGTTGTCGATGGACCAGATGACAACATGAAGCGTCCTTTACTTGATGGAATTGAGTATGACTATG TATTTGATGTCGATATTGGAGACGGCGAGCCTATTCGTAAGTTGCCTTACAATCGATCAG AAAATCCTTATGCTACTGCTGATAAGTGGCTTCTCAAAGAGAATCTTCCTATTGCCGATCGGCAACAAATTGTGGAGTTCATACTCCAAAATTCTGGACAAAAGAATTTTAACCTGGATTCATCATTTCGTGATCCCTATACTGGCT CTAGTGCTTATATACCTGGCGAACCCTCCAGCTTGTCTG CAGTTCCAGCGAAACCTACTTTCAAGCACATTCCTAAG AAAGGAATGCTTGTTTTTGATGCGGCTCAGTTTGATGGGATCCTCAAAAAGATTACTGAGTTTAACAATGCTCTACTCTCTGACCCA GAAAAACAGAAATTATCGATGACAGAGCCTGAGCTTTCCAGATTGGGTGCCATTGTCAAGATTTTGAAGGACACATCACATTATCATTGTAGCAAGTTTGCAGATATTGATGTTGCTTTGTTGCTTAAACTGCTAAATTCATGGCCACTTGCAATGATCTTTCCAG TTATTGATATTTTGAGGACCAGTGTCCTCCACCCAGATTGGGCGACTTTACTTGTCAAGCATGTTGAAGCTGAAAATG ATGTAGTTATGGAAACGATCAAGAAAGTCACGAAGGATCCAGCTATTCCTGCAAATCTTTTAACAAGCATCCGTGCAGTTACTAATCTATTCAAGAATTCATGCTACTACAATTGGTTACATAAAAATTGTAGTGAG ATTCTTGATGCTTTTTCAAGttgttattcatctccaaataaGAATTTGCAGTTGTCTTACTCTACCTTGATACTCAA TTATTCTGTGCTGTTAATTGAAAGGAAGGATGAACAAGGTCAATCTCAAGTTCTTTCAGCAGCTCTTGAG ATTGCGGAAGAGGAAAATGTAGATGTTGATTCAAAGTTCCGTGCTTTAGTTGCCATTGGATCTCTG ATGCTCGAGGGTCTTGTGAGAAGAATTGCCTTGGAATTGGATGTTGAGAGTATTGCCAAAGCAGCAAAAGCTTCTAAAGAAGCCAAAATTGCAGAAATTGGAGCTGACATTGAAGTGTTAACTAGAAAGAGTTGA
- the LOC122309691 gene encoding transcription termination factor MTEF1, chloroplastic — MLHTLSLSIPSLSSNRKPISSSLPANPVPLYLKFRTSHRENLRYLKALRILHPSTNNTKLPSPDAVDHILATVHFLKSKGFTDSDFSRLVLLCPQLFSTTFEPTDVTPVFDFLTAELPASPEDSCGLILRCPSILFSDVEFCLRPTLNYLRKLGVQNLSTPSNLNAHLLNTRAEKLRKKIGFLRSIGFSHEEAAKVCVRLPAIFGYSLDNNLWPKYKYLVNEMERSVEELKKFPQYFAFSLEKRIAPRHLHLKERNVRLPLNRMLLWGDQKFYAKWK, encoded by the coding sequence ATGCTTCACaccctctccctctccatccCATCCCTCTCCTCCAACCGCAAGCCCATATCTTCTTCTCTCCCTGCAAATCCTGTACCTCTCTACCTCAAGTTCCGTACTTCTCACCGCGAGAACCTCCGCTACCTCAAAGCCCTCCGCATACTCCACCCCTCCACCAACAACACTAAGCTCCCCTCCCCAGACGCCGTCGATCACATTCTCGCCACCGTACATTTCCTCAAGTCCAAGGGCTTCACCGACTCCGACTTCTCACGTCTCGTCCTTCTTTGCCCCCAGCTCTTCTCCACCACCTTCGAGCCAACCGACGTCACTCCAGTCTTCGACTTCTTGACCGCGGAGTTACCCGCTTCACCCGAAGACTCATGTGGATTGATCCTCCGGTGCCCAAGCATTCTCTTCTCCGACGTCGAGTTCTGTCTCCGCCCGACGCTCAATTATCTGAGGAAGTTGGGGGTACAGAACCTGAGCACGCCGAGTAATCTGAACGCGCATCTTTTGAACACGCGGGCGGAGAAGCTGCGCAAGAAGATTGGCTTCCTGCGGAGCATAGGGTTCTCGCACGAGGAGGCGGCTAAGGTATGCGTTAGATTGCCGGCGATATTTGGTTACAGCCTTGATAATAATCTCTGGCCAAAGTACAAGTATTTGGTGAATGAGATGGAGAGGAGTGTGGAGGAACTGAAGAAGTTCCCGCAGTACTTCGCGTTCAGTTTGGAGAAGCGGATAGCGCCGAGGCATTTGCACTTAAAAGAACGGAACGTTCGCCTTCCATTGAATAGAATGTTGCTTTGGGGTGACCAAAAGTTCTATGCCAAGTGGAAGTGA